The Cellulomonas oligotrophica sequence ACGCGACCGTGCCGCCGGTGGCCAGCAGCGCACGGGTGGTCGCGACCAGGTCGGGCGTGCCGTAGTCCAGCACGACGTCGACACCCTCGGGCGCCAGGGCCCGGACGCGCTCGACGAGGCCGTCGCCGTAGGTCACGGGCTCGGCGCCGAGGTCGCGCAGGTACGCGTGGTTGCCCTCGGACGCGGTGCCGATGACGCGGGCGCCGCGCGCGACGGCGATCTGCACGGCGAACTGCCCGACGCCGCCGGCTGCGGCGTGCACGAGCACGGTCTGCCCGGCACGCACCCCGGTGCGCTCGATGCTCTGGTAGGCGGTGAGGCCCGCGAGCGGTACCGCCGCGGCCTCCTCGAACGTCAGGGAGGCGGGCTTGCGGGCGAGGGTGCGCACCGGCGCGGAGACGAGCTCGGCGAACGTGCCGCCCTGCACCCAGTCCTTGCGCACGTACCCGAACACCTCGTCGCCGACCTTCAGCTCGGGGGTGTCCAGGCCGACGCGCTCGACGACGCCGGCGACGTCCCAGCCCGGCACCACCGGGAACGTCACGTCCATGACCTGGTCGAGGTAGCCGGCGCGGATCTTCCAGTCGACGGGGTTGACCGACGCGGCGCGCACGCGCACGAGCACCGAGTCGGGGCCGACCTTGGGGGTGGGCTGCTCGGTGATCTCGAGGACGTCGCTGCCGCCGTAGCGGGAGTAGGTGATGGCTCGCATGCCAGGCGCAACCACGCCCGGGCGGTCCGGTGTTCCCTCCGGCCGCCCGGACCGCGGTCAGGAGCCGGTGCGCAGGGGCAGCACCAGCCGCGTGACGTTGGCGGACGGGTCGCCCCCGGGCGACGGCTCGGTCACGTACTCCTCCCAGAAGTCCCCGCGCCCGTCGACGCCGAGGGCGACGCGCTCCTGCTCGAGCCGCTCCCACGCGTCCGGCAGCCCGTCGTACGAGCCCGTGTGCGTGGCGACCAGCGCAGGCCCGCCAGCCACCTCCAGCACCGCGACCGTGCCTGACACCGCCCCGGTCGACGCACCACTCACGGGGAACCCTGCGGCGACCTGCACCACGTCCGTCGACATGGCCGGGTACCAGCCGATCGCAGGGCCGTCGAGCGTCCACCCCTCCTGAGCGGCCGCCCGCGCCACCGCGGGGTAGGCGGTGTCGAAGAAGGCGGGCAGCCCGTCCATCGGCACGCTCCCACGCACCGCCGCCAACCGCGTCGTCTCCAGCTCGACCTGATCTGCCATGTCGACCCCCTCCGTCTGCGGCGCGCACCCTGCGCCCCGTCACCGGTCCGACCAGTGCCGCACCCGCGACTCATCTTCCACCTGAGGAGCCGACCGGGGGCGCGGGCGTCGGTGGGCGTCGCTAGCGTCGTGCCGACGGCCCGGCGAGCCGCGCACGGGCCGACGACCGGAGGGGGCGTGCGATGGCGCACGGAGACATCACCCACATCGACATCCCGGTGGCGGACATGGCAGCCGCCACCCGCTTCTACGGCAGCCTGTTCGGCTGGCAGATCGCCGAGATGCCCGGCTTCGAGGGCTACCCCATGTGGCAGGCGCCCAACAAGATCAGCGGCGGGGGCCTGGCCCCGCGCAGCGAGGGGTTCACGCAGCCGCGCAGCTACGTGGAGGTCGACTCGATCGACGCGATCCTCGCGCAGGTGCGCGAGCTCGGCGGCACCGTGCTGCTGGAGCGCGAGCCCATCGACGAGACGAGCTGGTGGGCGGCCTTCGTCGACCCGGACGGCAACCACATCGGCCTCTACGAGTCGGCGCCCGCCGAGGGCTGAGCGCCGGCCACGAGGGCGGCGACCGCACGCTCGATGCGGCGCGCCCGCGTCTGCGCCGTCGCGGCCGTCACCACCGGGTGCAGCACGGAGTAGCGGGCCTGGCTGCTGAGCGCCGAGAAGGCCTCCCCCGCGGCGGGCACGGCCGCGAGCGCGGCCGCGAGGTCGTCGGGCACGGTCATCGTCGCCGAGCCCGCGTACGCACGGTCCCAGCGGCCGTCGGCGCGGGCCCGGTCGACCTCGCCCTGCCCGCGCGGGCGCATCCGGCCCTCGGCCACGAGGCGCGCGACGTGCTCCACGTTGCGCTGCGACCACATCGACCGCGCGCGCCGCGGCGTGAACCGCTGCAGGAACGTCGCGGCGTCGTGGCTGCGCTTCTGCCCGTCGATCCACCCGCTGCACAGCGCCTCGTCGAGCGCCTGCGCGTACGTCAGGCTCGTCGGCTCGACCGTGCCCTTCTTCGCCAGCACGAGCCACACCCCGTCCGAGGCGTCCTCGTGCGCATCGAGCCACGCCCGCCACGCGGCGACGTCGGCCACGACGAACGGCTCGACCGCCGCACCCTGCGCCCTGCCCCCGGAGCCCGTCATGAGGCCACCGTAGGGGCGGTGGCGGACACGGCCTGTCCTATGCTCGGCGCCGCCGGCACCAGACGAGGAGATCCGCGTGGCACCGACCGTCCTGTTCGTCTGCGTCCACAACGCGGGCCGCTCGCAGCTGGCCGCGGGCCTGGCCGCCGCCCACGCCGGTGACGACGTCCGCGTGCTGTCGGCGGGCACGGCGCCCGACGCCCGGGTCTCCCCCGAGGCGCTCGCGTCGCTGGCCGAGCTCGGGATCGACCGCAGCGACCAGGTGCCGACGCTCCTGACGCCGGAGACGATGGCCGCGGCGGACGTCGTCGTCGCCCTCAAGCCCGGCCTGGACCTGCCGGACCACCCGGACGTGCGCACCTGGCCGCTGCCCGACCCCGCGGGCTGGGACGTCGACGGCATCCGCCCCCTGCGCGACCACCTGCGGTCCCGCGTGGCCGAGCTCGTCGACGAGCTCCGCAGCCGCTGACGCCCGCGGCGGCAGCGCACTTCCTCCTGACCCAGGAAGGAACCGTCGCACGAGACGGGCCGCGCGACTCGTGAGAGCTGAGACGGCTCCTCGTCGTGACCCACAGCCCGGCGCGGGCGGTCGGACGCCCGCTCCTCAGGATCGACACCCGCCGACCGGAACGGGTGGCCTCGTGAGCCCCTCGGCGCAGGGGCTCACGACTCAGGCCGTGGTGCGGGCGGCGAGGAGCTCGGCGACCTGGGCGGTGGTGGGGACGCGCCCGGAGAGGACGACCTCGCCGTCGACGACCAGCGCGGGTGTGGACATGACGCCGTAGCCGGCGATGGCGCCGTAGTCGGTGACCTTCTCGACGGTCGCGGTGACGCCGAGGTCGGCGACGGCCTCGCGCGTCACGCGCTCGAGGTTGACGCAGTTCGCGCAGCCGGGCCCGAGGATCGCGATGTCCATGACAGCTCCTTCGTGGTGGGTGGTGGGTCAGACGCCGAGGACGGTGTTGAACAGGTAGCCGGTGGCGACGATGCCGGTGGCGACGACCGCGACGAACAGCGCGATCAGGCGGGATTTGAGCACCCGGCGCAGCAGGATCAGCTCGGGCAGGCTCAGCGCGACGACGGCCATCATGAACGCGAGCAGGGTGCCCATGGGCAGGCCCTTGTCGTGCAGGGCCTCGACGAGCGGCAGCACGCCCGCGGCGTTGGAGTACAGGGGCACGCCGATGGCGACGGCCACGAGCACGGCGAACGGGTTGTCGGCGCCGGCGTAGCGGGCGAAGAGGTCGTCGGGCGCCCAGCCGTGGATCGCCGCGCCCAGGCCGATGCCGACCAGCAGGTACGGCCAGATCTTGCGCAGGATGGTCTGGACCTCCTCGACACCCATCTGGATGCGGTCGTCCCAGGTCAGCCCGACGGCGGGGTCGACGGGGCGTCCGCCGAGGCGGGTCTCGAAGACGAACGGCTCGACCCACCGCTCGACGCGCATCCGCCCGAGGACGAGTCCGGCGACGACCGCGATCGTCAGCCCGGCGCCGACGTACAGGAGGGTGGGCCCGACGCCGAACAGCCCGAGCAGCAGCGCGATCGCGACCTCGTTGACCAGCGGGCTGGCGATGAGGAAGCTCATCGTCACGCCGATCGGCACACCGGCGGCCACGAACCCGATGAACGCGGGCACGGCGCTGCACGAGCAGAACGGGGTGACGACCCCGAGCCCGGCGGCCAGGACGTTCCCCAGCCCCTCGCGCCGCCCGCCGAGCATCGCGCGCGTGCGCTCCACGCTCATGAACGACCGCAGCACGGTCACCACGAAGATGATCCCGACGAGCAGCAGCGCGATCTTCACGGTGTCGTAGAAGAAGAAGTGCACGCCGGAGCCCACGCGCGTGCCCTCGTCGAGGCCGACGACGTCGAGCAGCAGCCAGTCCCAGAACGGCGCGTTGGCCGCGTACAGCCCGGTCCACACGGCGGCGGCGACGCCCAGCCCGACCCACCGGCGCGTAGGAGTGCGGGCGCGCAGGTGCTCGGCCAGGCTCATGGCGCCACCGCCCCACCGCCCGTCCCGCAGCCGCCGGACGACGCGGCCACGCCGAACCCGGGCAGCGCGGCCCGCAGGCGCGCGGTCGCGTCCTCGGCGAGCGCGTAGTCGACCCACCGGCCCCGCCGGCTCGTCGTGACCAGCCCGGCCTCGCGCAGCACGCGCAGGTGGTAGCTGAGCAGGTTGCCCGCAACGGTCACGTGCTCCTGGAGGTGGCAGACGCAGGCGGGCCCGGCCGCGAGGCGGTCCAGCACGGTCCACCGCACGGGGTCGGCGGCGGCCTGCAGCACCGCGAGCGCGTCCGCGGCACGCGCCGCGTCGCCCGCCGTCGTCTCAACCGCCGTCGACTCAACCATGGTTGAAGCGTCCGCCCGGCGGCGGCCCCCTCCCACGGACCTTCGTCCCCGGCACGCGGGCGCCGACCGCTCTCAGCGGGCGTTCAGGTGCCGATCCGTACGGTGTGCGCATGAGCCTGGTGACCCCGGTCCGGCAGTGGCGTGCGCGTGCGGGCACCGCGCTGTTCCTGCGGGTGGCGGGGCCGCACGGCATCCGCTCGCGCGAGCGGATCCACCACCGCCCGGGGCCGCGGTGGTTCGCGCCCGACGCGGCGATCCGTGAGGTGCACGGCGACGCGTCGATGTTCGTCGGCGGGCTGCGGTCGTTGCTGCTGCAGTCGCTGCACCCGGTGGCGATGACGGCGGTCGCGCAGCACTCGGGGTACCGGGCGGACCCGTGGGGCCGCCTGGCGCGCACGAGCACGTTCCTCGCGGTGACGGTGTTCGGCACGGCGGACGACGCGCAGGCCGCGGTGGACGCGGTCCGGACGATCCACGGGCGGGTCCGGGGCACGACGGACGACGGGGTGCCGTACGTGGCCGACGACCCGGACCTGCTGCGCTGGGTGCACGTCACGGAGATCGAGAGCTTCCTCGACGCGCACCGCCGCTGGGGTGCGCACCCGCTGACCCCGGCACGCGCGGACGAGTACGTGGCGCAGGCGGCGCAGATCGGCCGGGCGCTGGGCGCGACGGACGTCCCGGAGACCGTCGCGGACCTGGAGGCGACGATCGAGGGCTACCGGCCGGTGCTGCGCGCGACGCCCGCGGCCCTGGACGCCGCCCGGTTCCTGCTGCGCGAGCCCCCCGTGCCGGTGGCCCTGCGGGCCGGGTACTCCGCGCTCGCCGAGGCGGCGGTCGCGAGCCTGCCCGCCTGGGCGGTCACGGAGCTGGGCCTGCGCGTCCCGGGCCCGGTGCGCTCACGCGCGGCCCTGTGGGCGGGCGACGGCGCGACCCGCACGGTCCGCTGGCTCCTGGCGGGCCAGCCGACCGGCTGATCCTCCGGGCGCGTCCGCACCGTAGGGTCGGGGCGTCCGACCTGCATCGACGCCGGAGCGTGCCATGACCCGTCCTCTTGCCGTCGCGGCGCTCCTGCCGCGCGACCTGCCCGCCGACCAGGTGCTGCCGTTCGCGCGGCGCGCCGAGCAGCTCGGGTTCGACGAGCTGTGGGTCGTGGAGGACCTGGGGTTCCGCGGGGGCGTCGCGCAGGCGGCGGCCGTCCTCGCGGCGACGCAGCGGATCCGCGTCGGCATCGGGATCCTGCCGGCGGCGGTGCGCAACCCGGCGTTCGCGGCGATGGAGGTCGCGACGCTCGCGCAGCTGTTCCCCGGGCGGGTGGACGTGGGCGTCGGGCACGGGATGCCCGGGTGGATGCGCGCGGTCGGCGCGTGGCCGGCGCGGCCGCTGGGCCTGCTGGAGGAGCACCTGTCCGCCCTGGCCCCGCTGCTGCGCGGGGAGGCCGTGACGACGGAGGGCGCGGGAGGTCAGGGGCCGCTGACGGACGTGCGGCTGGACCCGTCGGCCGTGCCGGGCACCGCGCCCCGGCTGCTCGCGGGCGTGCGGGGGCCGCGCTCGCTGGCCATGTCCGGCCGCGTGGCGGACGGCACGGTGCTGGCCGAGCCGTGCGCACCGGAGTACGTGGCGGCGGCGCGGGCGCAGATCGGCGCGACCGGTCCGCACCGGCTCGTGGGGTACGACGTGGCGGCGGTCGACGACGACGCCGCGGCGGCGCTGGCGCGGGTGCGCCCCGCGCTGGCGTGGATCGGCGAGCCCGACTGGGCCCCGCACCTGGCGCCGGTGCCGTTCGGCGCGGAGCTGGCCGAGCTGCGTGCGGCGTGCGCGACGCGGGCGGAGTTCGCCGCTCGGATGCCGGACGCCTGGGTGGCGCACCTCTCGCTCGCCGGCACGCCGGCCGACGTCCGGGCCGCGATGGCCGCGCGTGCCGCCGCCGGTCTGGACGTATCGGTGCTGCTGCCCGCCGCCGGCGACCCGCTGGACGCCCTGGTCGAGCTCGCCCGCGCCCTCTGACGCCGGCCCCCGCAGCCCTGCGCCTCGAGCGGCGCAGGGCGGTGTTCACCTGACGTTCGCTTGATTCGATCATCGTCGATATAGAAGATTGTCGAATCACCAGCACGGCCCGCACGTCCGAGGAGAGCCCGATGCCCGTCACCGCCGTCACCGACGCGTCGTTCGACGCCGAGGTGCTGCAGTCCCCGGTCCCCGTCGTCGTCGACCACTGGGCCACGTGGTGCGGGCCCTGCCGCCAGGTCGCCCCGGTGCTCGACCAGCTCGCCGAGGAGTACGCCGGGCGCGTCCGGATCGTCAAGGTCGACGCCGACGCCAACCCCGAGGCCGTGACCGCCGCGGGGATCGTGTCCATCCCGACGCTCGGGTTCTACGTCGACGGCGCGCTCGTCCGCTCGGTGATCGGCGCCAGGCCGCGCCCGGCCATCGCCGCCGCCGGCGCGACCGCCGCGCAGGACCACGCGTGAGCGCACCGGTGCAGGTCGCAGAGCGCCGGCTGTCCACCCTCGACCGGTGGCTGCCCGTCTGGATCGGGGCGGCCATGGTCGCCGGCCTCGTGCTCGGCCGGTTCGTCCCGGCCCTCGGCGAGGCGCTGGCCGACCTCGAGGTCGGCGGGATCAGCGTCCCGATCGGCATCGGCCTGCTCGTGATGATGTACCCGGTGCTGGCCAAGGTGCGGTACGACCGGGTCGCCGCCGTCACCGGCGACCGCCGCCTGCTCGTCAGCTCGCTCGTGCTCAACTGGCTCGTCGGCCCCGCGCTGATGTTCGCGCTCGCCTGGGTCTTCCTGCCCGACCTGCCCGAGTACCGCACCGGGCTGATCATCGTGGGCCTGGCCCGCTGCATCGCGATGGTCGTCATCTGGAACGACCTGGCCTGCGGGGACCGCGAGGCCGCCGCCGTGCTCGTCGCGGTCAACTCCGTGTTCCAGGTCGTCGCGTTCTCGGTGCTCGGCTGGTTCTACCTCACCGTGCTGCCCGGCTGGCTGGGCCTGGACACGCAGGGCCTCGACGTCTCCGTCGGTCAGATCGCCGTCAACGTGCTGGTCTTCCTCGGGGTGCCGCTGGCCGCCGGGTTCGCGTCGCGGTGGGTCGGCGAGCGGGCCCGCGGGCGCGAGTGGTACGAGGAGGCCTTCGTGCCGCGGATCGGGCCGTGGGCCCTGTACGGGCTGCTGTTCACGATCGTCCTGCTGTTCGCGCTGCAGGGCGAGGCCGTCACGAGCAACCCGCTCGACGTCGTCCGGATCGCGCTGCCGCTGCTCGTGTACTTCGCCGTGATGTGGGGCGTCGGCATGGTCACCGGCCGCACGCTCGGGCTCGGGTACGCCCGGTCCACGACGCTCGCGTTCACGGCCGCCGGCAACAACTTCGAGCTCGCGATCGCCGTGGCCATCGGCACGTTCGGCGCCACGTCCGGGCAGGCCCTGGCCGGGGTCGTCGGACCGCTCATCGAGGTGCCCGTGCTCGTCGGGCTCGTCTACGTCTCGCTGCGGGTCGCGCGCCGCTGGTTCGCGACCGACCCCGACGCCGCCCCCGCCCCGGCACCGCTGCCGGACCCGGCGCGGACGGCCGACCCGGAGGAGGTCCGCGCATGAGCACCACCCTGCCGGTCACGACCGCGCCGGACCCGGCAGCCGCCGACGCGGCCTGCGGCCCCGCACCGTCGGCGCACGCGATGGGCGCCGAGGCGGCCGGGCAGGTCGCGGCCGTGCTCAAGGCCCTCGCCGACCCGCTGCGCCTGCGCATGCTCTCGTTCCTCACCACCAGCGCGAGCGGCGAGGCGTGCGTGTGCGACATCGCCACCGTCGCCGACGTCTCGCAGCCGACGGTCTCGCACCACCTCAAGGTGCTCAAGGACGTCGGCGTGCTCACCGGTGAGCGCCGCGGCACGTGGGTGTACTACCGCGTCGTCCCGGGCATGCGGACCGCGGTCACGGCGCTGCTGGAGCAGCTCGCCCCGGCCGCCGTCGCCGCCCACGGCCCGCAGCCGGTGCTGACCGGGCTCACCGACGTCGACACCACGCTGACCCGCGTCGCCGACGAGCTCGCCCCGCGGTTCGCGTCCCTCGACGCCGACCTCGTGCTGCGCACCGTCCGCGACTCGTACACGGCGCTCGCGCGCGGCGCCGGCGTGGGGGCTCACCTCGTCGTCACCGCCGAGCGGTTCGCCCGCCAGCGGCTCGCCGACCTCGAGCGCGCCGCCCGCACGCAGGCCGGCACGACCGACGACGTGCCGCAGGTGCTGTTCGTCTGCATCGCCAACGCCGGCCGGTCCCAGCTCGCCGCGGCGCTGCTGCGGCACCACGCGGGCGACCGGGTGATCGCCCGCTCCGCCGGCTCCACGCCCGCCGGGTCGGTCCACAGCACCGTCCAGCCGCTGCTGGCCGCGCTCGGGGTCGACGCCGACGAGGTCTTCCCCAAGCCGCTGACCGACGACGCCGTGCGGGCCGCGGACGTGGTCATCACCATGGGCTGCGGCGACACCTGCCCGGTGCTGCCCGGCAAGCGCTACGAGGACTGGGTCGTCGGCGACCCCGCCCTCGCCTCCGCCGAGGGCGCCGCCGCGATCCGCGACGACATCGACGCCCGCGTCCGCGCCCTCGTGGCCGACCTGCTGCCCGACCTGCGCACCACACCCGCCCCCCAGCCCTGACCCCGCCGACGCCCGACCACGAGGAGCGACCATGACCGGAACGACGACCACCACCGAGACCACCGGCACCGGGACCACCACCGGCACCGACCGCCCCAGCGTCCTGTTCGTCTGCGTGCACAACGCGGGCCGCTCGCAGATGGCCGCCGGGTTCCTCACCGCGCTGTCCGGCGGTGCCGTCGAGGTCCGCTCCGCGGGCTCCGCGCCCGCGGACCAGATCAACCCCGCCGCCGTCGAGGCCATGCTCGAGCTCGGCATCGACATCCGCGCCGAGAAGCCCAAGGTGCTCACCACCGAGGCCGTCCAGGCGTCCGACGTCGTCGTCACCATGGGCTGCGGCGACACCTGCCCGTTCTTCCCCGGCAAGCGCTACGAGGACTGGGTGCTGGAGGACCCGGCCGGCCAGGGCGTCGAGGCGGTCCGTCCCATCCGCGACGAGATCCGCGCCCGCATCCTCACCCTCCTCGGCGAGCTGGGCGTCACCGCCGTCGAGCTCTGACCCACCGACCACGGTCGGCCCGCCGCCCCACCGCGCGGGCCGACCAGGTGCGGGGCATATCGTCGGGCACGTGCCACGAGCGGGTGCCGAGAGCGGCGGGGCGGGAGACGTGGAGGCGGCGATGGTCCGGCAGGTCCCCCAGCCCGGCGACGAGCGCATGGTCGAGCCGCGGGGCCACCCGCTGGTCGTCGGCGTGGTGCCCGGGCAGCCGGCGCTCGTGCTCCGCACCGCCGCCGCGTGGGCCGCGGCCACCGGCGGCGCGCTGCACTGCGCGTACGCGGACCCCTCCCGGCACGTCGTGGAGGAGCACCCCGACGGGTCGGTGCGGCACGCCCCTGTCGACGCCGACGCGGACGACGACGGCTGGCGGTCCCGCGAGGCCGACCTGCGCGCGGCCTGCGAGGAGGTGCTCGCCGGCACCGGGGTCACGTGGCACGTGCACTACCTGGCGGGGCGCCCGGACCGGGCGCTGACGCACCTGGCGCGCGCCGTCGACGCCGCCGCGTTCGTCGTCGGCACCCGGGCGCCCGGGGCCGGCGCGCGCATGCGGGAGATGGTGGAGGGATCGGTCGCCGTGGGGCTGGCCCGGCACCAGCACCGGCCCGTGCTCGTGGTGCCGCTGCGGGTCGTGGACTGGTCGGAGCGGGCGTGGCGGTGAGCACGCCGCGGCCCGCGCACCGCCGGTGGGGCCTCGTGCTGCTCGTCGCCGCCGGGGGCGCGGTCGGCAGCACCGCCCGGTACGCGCTGAGCAGCGCCGTCGGCCCGTCGGACGGGTGGCCCGTGGCCACGACGGTGGAGAACGTCGTCGGCGCGTTCGCGCTCGGCCTGCTGCTGGAGGCGCTGCTGCGCCGCGGGCCGGAGGACGCCTGGGCGCGCCGCGTGCGCCTGGGGCTGGGCACGGGCGTGCTGGGCGGGTTCACGACGTACAGCACCCTGGCCCTGGAGACGGAGCGGCTGCTCACCGCGGGACGCCCGGGGCTCGCGGCCGCGTACGCGCTGGTCAGCGTCGCCGCCGGAGCCGTCGCGGCGCTCGCCGGCATCACCGTGGCGGCACGCCGCGCCCGGGCCGGCGCGGAGGACGCCCGGTGACGGCCGCCCTGCTCGTCGCGGTGTTCGGCGGGCTCGGTGCGGCGCTGCGGTTCGTCGTCGACGGCGAGGTCCGCCGCCGCTGGACGGGGGCCTTCCCGCTCGCGACGGTCGTGGTCAACGTGACCGGCTCGCTGCTGATCGGCCTGCTCGTCGGCGCGCAGCTGCACCTGGGGCTCGGCCCGCCGTGGTTCACCGCCGTGACCACGGGGCTGTGCGGCGGGTACACGACGTTCTCGACCGCGTCGGTCGAGACCGTCCGGCTCGTCCAGGCCGGCGAGGTGCGCGCCGCCTGGGCCAACGCCCTCGGCAGCCTCGTGCTGTGCGTCGCGGCGACCGCCGCCGGGATCGCCCTGGTCACGCTCGCCGCCCGCTGACCGCCCCGGGGTCTCCCCCGGGGCAGCCGGTCAGGCGGGCTTGCGGGCGCGGACGATCGCGCCGTGCATGCCGTCGGCGACCTCGTGGGTCAGCTCGACCTCGGCGTCGAGGAAGCCCGCGTCGGCCAGGTGCGCCAGGTACTCCCCGCGCGAGAGCGCACCGGCGATGCAGCCGGTGTACGACCCGCGCTCGGCGCGCTCGGCGGGCGTGAGCCGGTCCTCGGCGACGACGTCGGAGATGCCCAGGCGGCCGCCGGGGACGAGCACCCGGAACGCCTCGGCGAGCACGGCGGGCTTGTCGGGCGAGAGGTTGACGACGCAGTTGGAGATGACGACGTCGACGGTGGCGTCGGCGAACGGCAGGTCCTCGATGGTGCCGCGGCGGAACTCGACGTTCTCGGCCCCGGCACGGGCGGCGTTGGCCCGCGCGAGGTCGAGCATCTCGTCGGTCATGTCGACGCCGTACGCGAACCCGGTGGGGCCGACGCGGCGGGCCGAGAGCAGCACGTCGATGCCGCCGCCGGAGCCGAGGTCGAGCACGCGCTCCCCCGGGGCGAGCTGGGCGACGAGCATCGGGTTGCCGCAGCCGAGCGACGCGGCGAGCGCCTCGGCCGGCACCTCGTCGGCGTCCTGGGCGTCGTACAGGCCGGCGCCGAACCGGCCGTCGAGCGTGAGCGTCTGCGCGGCGGGGCCGCAGCACCCGCCCCCGACGCTGCGTGCGGCCTCGGCGTACCGGGCCCGGACCTGCTCACGGATGTCGTCCATGACACTCCCCTTCGGATCGATGGATGTCGATGCCCTGACCCTGCCACTGCCATCGACATCCGTCAATATCGACACCCATGGATGTGTGGGTCATGATGGGCGCATGCCGCGCGCCCTCCTGCCCCTGGCCGCCTCCGGGTGCTGCACGCCCGTCACGGGCACCCCGGTCACGGCCGACGAGGCCGAGGGGCTCGCCCGCACCCTCAAGGCCCTCGCCGACCCCGCCCGGCTGCGGCTGCTCTCGCTCATCGCCGCGCACGACGGCGGCGAGGCGTGCGTCTGCGACCTCACCGAGCCGCTCGGCCTGAGCCAGCCGACCGTCTCCCACCACCTCAAGGTGCTCACCGACGCGGGCTTCCTCACCCGCGACAAGCGCGGCGCCTGGGCGTACTACGCGCTGGTCCCGTCGGCCGTCGCCGACGTCACCGACCACGTGCTGGCGCACCTGCCGACAGC is a genomic window containing:
- a CDS encoding NADP-dependent oxidoreductase; the encoded protein is MRAITYSRYGGSDVLEITEQPTPKVGPDSVLVRVRAASVNPVDWKIRAGYLDQVMDVTFPVVPGWDVAGVVERVGLDTPELKVGDEVFGYVRKDWVQGGTFAELVSAPVRTLARKPASLTFEEAAAVPLAGLTAYQSIERTGVRAGQTVLVHAAAGGVGQFAVQIAVARGARVIGTASEGNHAYLRDLGAEPVTYGDGLVERVRALAPEGVDVVLDYGTPDLVATTRALLATGGTVASITDAAARDELGGHYVWVRPSTADLTALAELADAGRLRVDVAQVFDLADAAAAHDASATGHVRGKVVVRV
- a CDS encoding GyrI-like domain-containing protein, with amino-acid sequence MADQVELETTRLAAVRGSVPMDGLPAFFDTAYPAVARAAAQEGWTLDGPAIGWYPAMSTDVVQVAAGFPVSGASTGAVSGTVAVLEVAGGPALVATHTGSYDGLPDAWERLEQERVALGVDGRGDFWEEYVTEPSPGGDPSANVTRLVLPLRTGS
- a CDS encoding VOC family protein; translated protein: MAHGDITHIDIPVADMAAATRFYGSLFGWQIAEMPGFEGYPMWQAPNKISGGGLAPRSEGFTQPRSYVEVDSIDAILAQVRELGGTVLLEREPIDETSWWAAFVDPDGNHIGLYESAPAEG
- a CDS encoding YdeI/OmpD-associated family protein; the encoded protein is MTGSGGRAQGAAVEPFVVADVAAWRAWLDAHEDASDGVWLVLAKKGTVEPTSLTYAQALDEALCSGWIDGQKRSHDAATFLQRFTPRRARSMWSQRNVEHVARLVAEGRMRPRGQGEVDRARADGRWDRAYAGSATMTVPDDLAAALAAVPAAGEAFSALSSQARYSVLHPVVTAATAQTRARRIERAVAALVAGAQPSAGADS
- a CDS encoding arsenate-mycothiol transferase ArsC; the protein is MAPTVLFVCVHNAGRSQLAAGLAAAHAGDDVRVLSAGTAPDARVSPEALASLAELGIDRSDQVPTLLTPETMAAADVVVALKPGLDLPDHPDVRTWPLPDPAGWDVDGIRPLRDHLRSRVAELVDELRSR
- a CDS encoding thioredoxin family protein; amino-acid sequence: MDIAILGPGCANCVNLERVTREAVADLGVTATVEKVTDYGAIAGYGVMSTPALVVDGEVVLSGRVPTTAQVAELLAARTTA
- a CDS encoding permease is translated as MSLAEHLRARTPTRRWVGLGVAAAVWTGLYAANAPFWDWLLLDVVGLDEGTRVGSGVHFFFYDTVKIALLLVGIIFVVTVLRSFMSVERTRAMLGGRREGLGNVLAAGLGVVTPFCSCSAVPAFIGFVAAGVPIGVTMSFLIASPLVNEVAIALLLGLFGVGPTLLYVGAGLTIAVVAGLVLGRMRVERWVEPFVFETRLGGRPVDPAVGLTWDDRIQMGVEEVQTILRKIWPYLLVGIGLGAAIHGWAPDDLFARYAGADNPFAVLVAVAIGVPLYSNAAGVLPLVEALHDKGLPMGTLLAFMMAVVALSLPELILLRRVLKSRLIALFVAVVATGIVATGYLFNTVLGV
- a CDS encoding ArsR/SmtB family transcription factor, giving the protein MVESTAVETTAGDAARAADALAVLQAAADPVRWTVLDRLAAGPACVCHLQEHVTVAGNLLSYHLRVLREAGLVTTSRRGRWVDYALAEDATARLRAALPGFGVAASSGGCGTGGGAVAP
- a CDS encoding oxygenase MpaB family protein — encoded protein: MSLVTPVRQWRARAGTALFLRVAGPHGIRSRERIHHRPGPRWFAPDAAIREVHGDASMFVGGLRSLLLQSLHPVAMTAVAQHSGYRADPWGRLARTSTFLAVTVFGTADDAQAAVDAVRTIHGRVRGTTDDGVPYVADDPDLLRWVHVTEIESFLDAHRRWGAHPLTPARADEYVAQAAQIGRALGATDVPETVADLEATIEGYRPVLRATPAALDAARFLLREPPVPVALRAGYSALAEAAVASLPAWAVTELGLRVPGPVRSRAALWAGDGATRTVRWLLAGQPTG
- a CDS encoding LLM class flavin-dependent oxidoreductase is translated as MTRPLAVAALLPRDLPADQVLPFARRAEQLGFDELWVVEDLGFRGGVAQAAAVLAATQRIRVGIGILPAAVRNPAFAAMEVATLAQLFPGRVDVGVGHGMPGWMRAVGAWPARPLGLLEEHLSALAPLLRGEAVTTEGAGGQGPLTDVRLDPSAVPGTAPRLLAGVRGPRSLAMSGRVADGTVLAEPCAPEYVAAARAQIGATGPHRLVGYDVAAVDDDAAAALARVRPALAWIGEPDWAPHLAPVPFGAELAELRAACATRAEFAARMPDAWVAHLSLAGTPADVRAAMAARAAAGLDVSVLLPAAGDPLDALVELARAL
- the trxA gene encoding thioredoxin encodes the protein MPVTAVTDASFDAEVLQSPVPVVVDHWATWCGPCRQVAPVLDQLAEEYAGRVRIVKVDADANPEAVTAAGIVSIPTLGFYVDGALVRSVIGARPRPAIAAAGATAAQDHA
- the arsB gene encoding ACR3 family arsenite efflux transporter → MSAPVQVAERRLSTLDRWLPVWIGAAMVAGLVLGRFVPALGEALADLEVGGISVPIGIGLLVMMYPVLAKVRYDRVAAVTGDRRLLVSSLVLNWLVGPALMFALAWVFLPDLPEYRTGLIIVGLARCIAMVVIWNDLACGDREAAAVLVAVNSVFQVVAFSVLGWFYLTVLPGWLGLDTQGLDVSVGQIAVNVLVFLGVPLAAGFASRWVGERARGREWYEEAFVPRIGPWALYGLLFTIVLLFALQGEAVTSNPLDVVRIALPLLVYFAVMWGVGMVTGRTLGLGYARSTTLAFTAAGNNFELAIAVAIGTFGATSGQALAGVVGPLIEVPVLVGLVYVSLRVARRWFATDPDAAPAPAPLPDPARTADPEEVRA